Proteins from one Triticum aestivum cultivar Chinese Spring chromosome 7A, IWGSC CS RefSeq v2.1, whole genome shotgun sequence genomic window:
- the LOC123152658 gene encoding serine/arginine repetitive matrix protein 1, translating into MTEATERAPVVPLHSFPRHLPLPLFSFPSLLSSPSISLALCCREAAMDARGPPLRPMPRRPCRRRRLGRPPCPLQELRADPAAWRPPPPIRCRESPDPAPPRPASPSFVRSRYLPGARSSGERRHKTLPPLPRSSPWRSSPLHLNPRWSPPGARHGGCRLSCLDPSAAGSTAEQPRSAARYAMPRPAKANAEADKARRKAKALTKQREGLRARLAYRKRARKLTSMPAKATAATLLFF; encoded by the exons ATGACCGAAGCCACCGAGCGGGCCCCCGTCGTCCCCCTGCATTCCTTTCCCCGCCATCTCCCTCTTCCCTTATTCTCTTTTCCCAGTTTACTCTCATCTCCCTCTATCTCTCTTGCTCTCTGTTGCAGGGAGGCCGCCATGGACGCTCGAGGTCCTCCGCTCCGACCCATGCCCCGGCGGCCCTGCCGACGTCGTCGCCTAG GAAGACCACCATGCCCACTGCAGGAACTTCGAGCCGACCCCGCAGCATGGAGACCGCCACCGCCCATCCGTTGTCGGGAATCGCCGGATCCGGCCCCTCCCCGGCCTGCCTCGCCGTCCTTCGTCCGTTCCCGATATCTTCCCGGCGCCAGGAGCTCAGGCGAGCGCCGCCACAAGACCCTGCCTCCTCTGCCCCGTAGCTCGCCATGGAGGTCGTCGCCTCTCCATCTCAATCCACGATGGTCTCCTCCAGGGGCCCGCCATGGAGGTTGCCGCCTCTCCTGTCTCGATCCGTCTGCCGCCGGATCCACGGCGGAGCAGCCGAGATCCGCCGCCCGTTACGCGATGCCTCGGCCCGCCAAGGCCAACGCCGAGGCCGACAAGGCGCGCAGGAAGGCCAAGGCCCTCACCAAGCAACGGGAGGGCTTGCGGGCTAGGCTCGCCTACCGCAAGCGCGCCCGCAAGCTCACCTCCATGCCGGCCAAGGCCACCGCCGCGACGCTACTTTTTTTTTAA